AAGGCAAGAGAATAACGCTGGGATTTGTCGTCAGAGTAACTTTCCCGACGCAGAGTGAGACACAATGATACGACTTTTAGGTTCTCCAGAGTCCGCAGGAGAGAGCGGGTAGATAGATCCCATTCGCATTGATTCTGTGTAGTGCTCCTTCGAGTCCTCCCCGGTTCACCCTTTCCTGGTCGGCGATCTGTATCCATTCGTGCGCCGGACTCCGATGCGGAAGAGGGATCATCGCTGGCTCCAGGTGTGGGTTGATTGCAAAGAGCATCTGATCCTCTCCGTCAGCTTGATCAGCGTTGTAGAGGCAGGCGATGGCCGAAGAATTTTCCGGTCCGGAAAAAGAGAGGTAGTTGTCGCGGTGCTTGCCCGGACGGAGAAGGCGGCCGACTGGGGAAAGACGGAGGCGTGTCCACTGGGCAAAATAGTTGGCGGTGCCGGAGTAGTAGGTGCGCCGTTCGTAGTCGATGGCGTTCAGGTCTCCCCGTTGGTAGGTGTTGTGGATACCTCCTTTGGTTCGGAGTGCGTCCTGTCCAGCAGAGATCATGGGGATGCCGAGGGACGCGAAGAGGAAGGCCGCCATTAGGTGGGTGCGTCGCCGATCGGAAGGAGTTGGGCTCCACCCTTCGTGGTCGGGGTTTTCGGTGATACGGTCGAGCCAGCAGTAGTCGTCGTGAGATTCGGAGTAATTGACCGTCTGAGCTGGCCACTCCGTGCGGCTGTGGGGTGAGCCGGCGAGGAAGTAGCAGGCGGCGTCGCGATTGCTGGTGCCGCGGACATATTCAGAAAGAAAGTCTCGGTATCCGTCATTCCATGACGCCCAACCAGTGTCTTTGAGGGCGTCGGCGAGGTGTCCGCGAAAGCTCCACGGTTCGGAGATCAGAATGAGGTGGGGGAAGCGTTCCTTGAGGGCGGCCTCAATCGCCATGAGTGTAGGCTTGCCCACGAGGTCCGCGAGGTCGAAGCGGAAGCCGTCCACTCCGTACTGTTCGACGAGGTGTATGAGGCTTTCAATGATGATCCGACGCACCATCGGGGCATCCGTGCGAAGGTCATTTCCGCAGCCACTCCAGTTCATCAGGTAGTGGTGGGTGTTTAGGTGGAAATAGTAATACTTGTCGAGAAAGAGAAGATTGTTGGGCTCGCCGATGTGGTTGTAGACGACGTCGAGAATGACGGTGAACTCCTGCTCGTGCATGGCGCGGACGAGGTCGCGGAATTCTTCTACTTGGCTGGCCTTCTCCGGATGCTTGGCATAGGTGCTTTCGGGGGAGAAGTAGTTCACTGGCATGTAGCCCCAGTGGTATTCTTCTTTGCTTTGGCTGTCGAATTCCTGAATCGGCTGAAGCTCGACCGCGTTGATCCCGAGCTCGTGCAAGTAAGAATGTCCACTGCGGACCCACTTTGCCAGTCCGCTGTATCCGAGGCGGTCCTCTTCTTTCATCGGGTCGGGGACTCGGGC
This genomic stretch from Puniceicoccus vermicola harbors:
- a CDS encoding alpha-amylase family glycosyl hydrolase, coding for MRPFQSLERTDPLLYGQMAGYIRFRKKLLFTFELPERGLSELAEKGVYVAGSFNDWNPLEEGKQWRLQRTRLNGIEIAALRIPEDKIDISQTFTFKFQAGDGAWLDVSQSAPNAVFDENGACNLEFHPDRTGQHIFTFAVGENYETDGQEQVIWSSEEGEEIRHLPPTHTFLELHSDAELGALPSRKGTTFRIFAPRANRVVVEFQQDPSMSNPEKLELAGPTDGIWEGSVGRNLEKWFYHYRVHGESPDTSTRFNPDMAILDPYAKAAYSRSGPGIILGDSFFPKGGVDPGFTPPRWDDLVICECHLRDLLARVPDPMKEEDRLGYSGLAKWVRSGHSYLHELGINAVELQPIQEFDSQSKEEYHWGYMPVNYFSPESTYAKHPEKASQVEEFRDLVRAMHEQEFTVILDVVYNHIGEPNNLLFLDKYYYFHLNTHHYLMNWSGCGNDLRTDAPMVRRIIIESLIHLVEQYGVDGFRFDLADLVGKPTLMAIEAALKERFPHLILISEPWSFRGHLADALKDTGWASWNDGYRDFLSEYVRGTSNRDAACYFLAGSPHSRTEWPAQTVNYSESHDDYCWLDRITENPDHEGWSPTPSDRRRTHLMAAFLFASLGIPMISAGQDALRTKGGIHNTYQRGDLNAIDYERRTYYSGTANYFAQWTRLRLSPVGRLLRPGKHRDNYLSFSGPENSSAIACLYNADQADGEDQMLFAINPHLEPAMIPLPHRSPAHEWIQIADQERVNRGGLEGALHRINANGIYLPALSCGLWRT